From one Mytilus trossulus isolate FHL-02 chromosome 10, PNRI_Mtr1.1.1.hap1, whole genome shotgun sequence genomic stretch:
- the LOC134686423 gene encoding high-affinity lysophosphatidic acid receptor-like: protein MQECTNTTHGNQTTASLSLCLSLDHHNTSGIPILSTFSKISIGIISSLLVLTGFWGNAVVCFIVYRKPQMRSAINLLLASMALSDIIMSVVCVPLPLITIIHGRWIFGDIVCKIQAFLVEYLTSVAILILFIMSGDRYMIIVKRRDKLTAKFAKILIVLVWTIPLVTSLPPAIGLSDYKLFSDHTQCSLAVTNKTYDISFLAIKFTLSFVFPILLTGYAFSAITNTVRTNSFRIHNHPDTEVSLNIAQMSASLGFILIPMKTKLDVDVKFKTRTFKTIMLLYVLVILCISPYSINQIVSNTNGLFQMNRDTIFLWIAFSKSSINPVIYFFRVKKFKETCEEFVPICCRSVNINVLSRRRVNPSSIYQVNGDQSIASISSTI from the coding sequence ATGCAAGAATGTACTAACACTACACATGGAAACCAGACGACTGCTTCGTTATCACTCTGCTTATCACTCGACCATCATAATACATCTGGAATACCAATACTGTCAACATTTAgcaaaatatcaattggaataaTTTCCTCCTTATTGGTATTAACTGGATTTTGGGGAAATGCTGTTGTGTGCTTCATTGTTTACAGAAAACCCCAGATGCGTTCTGCTATAAATCTGTTGCTGGCGAGCATGGCTCTAAGTGATATTATTATGTCGGTAGTATGCGTTCCATTGCCTCTAATCACAATAATCCATGGAAGGTGGATTTTTGGTGATATAGTGTGTAAAATACAAGCTTTCCTAGTGGAGTATTTGACTTCAGTTGCCATCTTGATTCTATTTATTATGAGCGGAGACAGATATATGATAATTGTTAAACGACGAGACAAGCTGACAGCAAAATTTGCCAAAATATTGATAGTATTGGTTTGGACGATTCCGTTGGTGACGTCACTACCACCTGCTATTGGTTTGAGTGACTACAAGCTATTCAGTGACCACACTCAATGTTCACTTGCAGTGACGAACAAAACATATGATATCAGCTTTCTAGCTATTAAATTTACGCTAAGCTTTGTTTTTCCGATCTTGTTAACCGGATATGCTTTTAGTGCTATAACAAATACCGTTAGAACAAATTCATTTCGTATTCACAATCATCCCGATACGGAGGTATCTCTAAACATAGCTCAAATGAGTGCTTCTTTGGGATTTATACTAATTccgatgaaaacaaaacttgatGTTGACGTCAAATTCAAAACTCGGACTTTTAAAACAATCATGTTGTTATATGTTTTAGTGATTCTATGTATTTCGCCTTATTCTATCAATCAAATTGTGTCCAACACTAACGGTCTGTTTCAGATGAATCGAGATACAATATTTCTATGGATAGCTTTTAGTAAAAGTTCCATAAACCCCGTGATATACTTCTTCCGGGTTAAGAAGTTTAAAGAAACATGTGAAGAATTCGTGCCAATATGTTGTCGGAGTGTCAACATCAATGTTTTATCCAGAAGACGTGTCAATCCAAGCTCCATTTACCAGGTTAATGGTGATCAATCCATTGCATCTATCAGTTCTACGATATAG
- the LOC134688274 gene encoding T-complex protein 1 subunit theta-like, whose translation MAMHVPKAPGFAQMLKEGAKHYSGLDEAVYRNIDACKELAATTASAYGPLGQNKMVINHIEKLFVTNDAATILRELEVQHPAAKMIVLACQQQEQEVGDGTNFVMVFTGALLEHAESLLRMGLSVTEVTEGYELACKKALDVLPSLVCGELKNLRIKEDVYKTIRTSVMSKQYGNEDFLANLITDACISILSGKSTFNVDNIRVSKILGCGINQSEVVQGMVFKRYVEGDVTKANNCKIAVYSCPLDSLQTETKGTVIIKSADELMNYSKGEENQIEAQIKSISDAGCSVIVSGGKVGELCQHYCNKYKIMVVRLMSKWDLRRLCRSVGATPLPRITAPTATEAGHCDRVYVDEIGDTSVIIFKQDKEESAIATIVIRGSTDNIIDDVERAVDDGINTFKALTKNGKLLPGAGATEIELAKQITTYGEGEPGLEQYAIKKFAESLENLPRAIAENAGAKATEVLSRLYAAHHEGKKNAGLDIETQGVGIKDSTEMKLVDLYLNKYWGLKFATQAACTILTVDQIIMAKAAGGPKPKENKDWDED comes from the exons CACTACAGTGGGCTAGATGAAGCTGTTTACAGAAATATTGATGCCTGCAAGGAACTAGCTGCAACTACTGCATCAGCTTATGGACCACTTG GCCAGAATAAAATGGTCATCAACCACATAGAGAAGCTGTTTGTGACAAATGATGCTGCCACTATTTTACGTGAACTGGAAGTCCAGCATCCTGCTGCAAAGATGATTGTGTTGGCATGCCAACAGCAAGAACAGGAAGTTGGAGATGGAACCAATTTTGTCATGGTTTTTACTGGGGCTTTATTAGAACATGCTGAATCCTTACTGAGAATG GGTTTATCTGTTACTGAAGTCACAGAAGGTTATGAGTTGGCCTGTAAAAAAGCTTTGGATGTTCTTCCAA gTTTAGTCTGTGGTGAACTGAAGAATCTACGAATTAAGGAAGATGTATATAAGACTATCCGAACATCAGTAATGAGTAAACAGTATGGAAATGAAGATTTTCTAGCTAATCTTATAACAGATGCTTGTA TATCAATACTCTCAGGAAAATCAACATTTAATGTAGATAACATCAGAGTCAGTAAGATTTTG GGCTGTGGTATCAACCAGTCTGAGGTAGTCCAAGGTATGGTGTTTAAACGTTACGTTGAAGGCGATGTTACCAAGGCAAACAACTGTAAAATAGCTGTTTATTCATGTCCATTAGACTCTCTACAAactgaaacaaag ggAACAGTCATCATCAAATCTGCTGATGAATTAATGAACTACAGTAAAGGTGAAGAAAATCAAATAGAGGCA CAAATAAAATCCATATCCGATGCTGGTTGCTCCGTAATTGTTTCTGGTGGTAAAGTAGGAGAATTATGTCAACATtactgtaataaatataaaataatggttGTACGACTCATGTCCAAGTGGGATCTCAGGAGGCTGTGTCGATCTGTAGGAGCAACACCTTTACCTAGAATA ACAGCACCAACAGCAACTGAGGCTGGTCACTGTGATCGTGTATATGTAGATGAAATAGGTGACACTTCTGTTATTATCTTTAAACAAG ACAAAGAAGAAAGTGCTATAGCTACCATAGTAATTAGAGGTTCTACAGATAATATTATAGATGATGTAGAAAGAGCAGTAGATGACGGCATTAATACATTCAAAGCTCTTACTAAG AATGGAAAACTCTTACCAGGAGCTGGAGCAACAGAAATAGAACtggcaaaacaaataacaacttATGGAGAG GGTGAACCAGGATTAGAACAGTATGCTATTAAGAAGTTTGCTGAATCTTTAGAAAATTTACCAAGAGCTATTGCTGAAAATGCAGGAgctaag GCAACTGAAGTATTATCTAGATTATATGCTGCTCACCATGAAGGAAAGAAAAATGCTGGCCTTGATATTGAG ACACAAGGTGTTGGTATCAAGGATTCTACAGAGATGAAACTGGTAGATTTATACCTCAATAAGTACTGGGGATTAAAGTTTGCAACACAAGCAGCATGTACTATCCTAACAGTAGATCAG attataATGGCTAAAGCTGCTGGAGGACCTAAACCAAAGGAGAACAAGGATTGGGATGAGGATTAA